Proteins encoded in a region of the Triticum dicoccoides isolate Atlit2015 ecotype Zavitan chromosome 3A, WEW_v2.0, whole genome shotgun sequence genome:
- the LOC119267785 gene encoding S-type anion channel SLAH1-like, translating to METSSDSLKPLGPKGAGLAEAGDGGTMLKASTAPNKPPRPVASRFAMLTRFHAGYFRISLALSGQALLWRTLSDRSTDPSALHPLVQSLPSAAFVLLWSLALLTLFALCVLYVARCVVRLPAVRAEFRHHVGMNYLFAPWISWLLLLQATPFLRPDAPSYHMLWWAFSLPILVLDVKVYGQWFTRGRKFLSMVANPASHMTVIANLMTARAAAKMGWHEGAVAMFAVGAAHYLVLFVTLYQRFLGSDSLPAMLRPVFFLFFAAPSMASLAWCSISMSFDTGCKMLFFLSMFLFASLVSRPTLFKRAMRRFSVAWWAYSFPLTLLALASAEYAQEVREPAASVLMLALAVLSVLVTLALMVFTALRPNDLLPHDDPFFAATLPAR from the exons ATGGAAACCAGCTCCGATTCCCTTAAACCCTTGGGCCCCAAGGGCGCCGGGCTGGCTGAAGCTGGCGACGGCGGCACCATGTTGAAAGCGTCGACGGCGCCTAACAAGCCTCCGCGGCCGGTGGCTTCCCGGTTCGCGATGCTGACGCGGTTCCACGCCGGATACTTCCGCATCAGCCTGGCGCTGAGCGGGCAGGCGCTGCTGTGGCGCACACTGAGCGACAGGTCCACGGACCCGAGCGCGCTGCATCCCTTGGTGCAGTCCCTGCCGTCGGCGGCGTTCGTGCTGCTCTGGTCGCTGGCGCTGCTCACCCTGTTCGCGCTGTGCGTGCTCTACGTGGCGCGCTGCGTGGTCCGGCTCCCCGCCGTGCGCGCCGAGTTCCGGCACCACGTCGGCATGAACTACCTGTTCGCGCCCTGGATCTcgtggctgctgctgctgcaggcCACGCCGTTCCTGCGCCCGGACGCGCCGTCCTACCACATGCTGTGGTGGGCCTTCTCGCTGCCCATCCTTGTCCTGGACGTCAAGGTCTACGGCCAGTGGTTCACGCGCGGCAGGAAGTTCCTGTCCATGGTGGCCAACCCGGCCAGCCACATGACGGTGATCGCGAACCTGAtgacggcgagggcggcggcgaagaTGGGGTGGCACGAGGGCGCCGTGGCCATGTTCGCCGTCGGCGCCGCACACTACCTCGTGCTGTTCGTCACGCTGTACCAGAGGTTCCTCGGCTCCGACTCGCTGCCGGCCATGctccgcccggtcttctttctcttcTTCGCCGCTCCGAGCATGGCGTCCCTCGCCTGGTGCTCCATATCCATGTCCTTCGACACCGGCTGCAAGATGCTCTTCTTCCTCTCcatgttcctcttcgcctccctg GTGTCCCGGCCGACGCTGTTCAAGCGGGCGATGCGGCGGTTCAGCGTGGCGTGGTGGGCCTACTCGTTCCCGTTGACGTTGCTGGCGCTGGCGTCGGCGGAGTACGCGCAGGAGGTGAGGGAGCCGGCGGCGAGCGTGCTGATGCTCGCGCTCGCCGTGCTCTCCGTCCTCGTCACCCTCGCGCTCATGGTCTTCACCGCGCTCCGGCCCAACGACCTGCTGCCGCACGACGACCCCTTCTTCGCCGCCACGCTGCCCGCGCGCTAG